The following coding sequences lie in one Helicoverpa zea isolate HzStark_Cry1AcR chromosome 2, ilHelZeax1.1, whole genome shotgun sequence genomic window:
- the LOC124637972 gene encoding uncharacterized protein LOC124637972 isoform X3, with translation MPGRRKVSLRQMELLLEFAHSHRDIALGRFPPGPQGVRDTREAWRSISVALNCVGSGATKTPDQWRRILSLGDPPTSQPSMSGAVAVHTSQPPVPPKPSTSTYDEQIMEVEWLDDSLLEGTQPVEQMPAAEAVEQMPAAEAVEQTPAAEAVEQTPAAEAAEQTPAAEAVEQMPAAGAVEPTLSSEAAIRNSERDGPQCSTPSQRQRPRRANVRREESIPRWAYDLELRRIEVETRLTEAVEGMLGVLRDIRDDYRRQTNRE, from the exons ATGCCAGGACGCAGGAAAGTGTCACTGAGGCAAATGGAGCTGCTTCTAGAGTTTGCGCATTCCCATCGCGACATAGCGTTGGGCCGCTTTCCGCCAGGTCCTCAGGGAGTGCGGGACACTCGAGAAGCATGGCGGTCGATTTCGGTGGCACTTAACTGTGTCGGCAGCGGAGCCACTAAAACGCCGGACCAATGGCGCCGA ATATTGTCACTTGGTGACCCACCAACTTCCCAGCCATCGATGTCTGGAGCTGTGGCTGTACACACCTCACAGCCTCCGGTGCCTCCTAAGCCCTCAACCTCTACTTATGATGAGCAGATAATGGAGGTTGAATGGCTTGACGACAGCCTTCTAGAGGGGACACAGCCTGTGGAGCAGatgcctgctgcagaggctgtggagcagatgcctgctgcagaggctgtggagcagacgcctgctgcagaggctgtggagcagacgcctgctgcagaggctgcggagcagacgcctgctgcagaggctgtggagcagatGCCTGCTGCAGGGGCTGTGGAGCCCACACTATCCAGTGAGGCTGCTATTA ggAATTCTGAGAGAGATGGTCCACAATGTTCAACCCCGAGCCAGCGTCAACGACCACGACGAGCGAatg ttcgCAGAGAGGAGTCAATACCTCGTTGGGCCTATGACCTGGAATTGAGGAGAATAGAGGTGGAGACCCGACTCACAGAAGCAGTGGAGGGGATGCTTGGGGTTTTAAGAGACATTCGGGACGACTACCGCCGGCAAACAAACCGGGAATGA
- the LOC124637972 gene encoding uncharacterized protein LOC124637972 isoform X2 translates to MPGRRKVSLRQMELLLEFAHSHRDIALGRFPPGPQGVRDTREAWRSISVALNCVGSGATKTPDQWRRYWIEFKAKTKGKAADMRRSTSATGGGPNRLVPLNYIEEKILSLGDPPTSQPSMSGAVAVHTSQPPVPPKPSTSTYDEQIMEVEWLDDSLLEGTQPVEQMPAAEAVEQMPAAEAVEQTPAAEAVEQTPAAEAAEQTPAAEAVEQMPAAGAVEPTLSSEAAIRNSERDGPQCSTPSQRQRPRRANVRREESIPRWAYDLELRRIEVETRLTEAVEGMLGVLRDIRDDYRRQTNRE, encoded by the exons ATGCCAGGACGCAGGAAAGTGTCACTGAGGCAAATGGAGCTGCTTCTAGAGTTTGCGCATTCCCATCGCGACATAGCGTTGGGCCGCTTTCCGCCAGGTCCTCAGGGAGTGCGGGACACTCGAGAAGCATGGCGGTCGATTTCGGTGGCACTTAACTGTGTCGGCAGCGGAGCCACTAAAACGCCGGACCAATGGCGCCGA tATTGGATAGAGttcaaagcaaaaacaaaaggaaaagcTGCAGACATGCGGAGGAGCACATCTGCGACTGGTGGAGGCCCTAACAGGCTGGTCCCTCTTAACTATATAGAGGAAAAG ATATTGTCACTTGGTGACCCACCAACTTCCCAGCCATCGATGTCTGGAGCTGTGGCTGTACACACCTCACAGCCTCCGGTGCCTCCTAAGCCCTCAACCTCTACTTATGATGAGCAGATAATGGAGGTTGAATGGCTTGACGACAGCCTTCTAGAGGGGACACAGCCTGTGGAGCAGatgcctgctgcagaggctgtggagcagatgcctgctgcagaggctgtggagcagacgcctgctgcagaggctgtggagcagacgcctgctgcagaggctgcggagcagacgcctgctgcagaggctgtggagcagatGCCTGCTGCAGGGGCTGTGGAGCCCACACTATCCAGTGAGGCTGCTATTA ggAATTCTGAGAGAGATGGTCCACAATGTTCAACCCCGAGCCAGCGTCAACGACCACGACGAGCGAatg ttcgCAGAGAGGAGTCAATACCTCGTTGGGCCTATGACCTGGAATTGAGGAGAATAGAGGTGGAGACCCGACTCACAGAAGCAGTGGAGGGGATGCTTGGGGTTTTAAGAGACATTCGGGACGACTACCGCCGGCAAACAAACCGGGAATGA
- the LOC124637972 gene encoding uncharacterized protein LOC124637972 isoform X1: protein MPGRRKVSLRQMELLLEFAHSHRDIALGRFPPGPQGVRDTREAWRSISVALNCVGSGATKTPDQWRRYWIEFKAKTKGKAADMRRSTSATGGGPNRLVPLNYIEEKVLALLGPVVVEGLPGVRLPIDILSLGDPPTSQPSMSGAVAVHTSQPPVPPKPSTSTYDEQIMEVEWLDDSLLEGTQPVEQMPAAEAVEQMPAAEAVEQTPAAEAVEQTPAAEAAEQTPAAEAVEQMPAAGAVEPTLSSEAAIRNSERDGPQCSTPSQRQRPRRANVRREESIPRWAYDLELRRIEVETRLTEAVEGMLGVLRDIRDDYRRQTNRE from the exons ATGCCAGGACGCAGGAAAGTGTCACTGAGGCAAATGGAGCTGCTTCTAGAGTTTGCGCATTCCCATCGCGACATAGCGTTGGGCCGCTTTCCGCCAGGTCCTCAGGGAGTGCGGGACACTCGAGAAGCATGGCGGTCGATTTCGGTGGCACTTAACTGTGTCGGCAGCGGAGCCACTAAAACGCCGGACCAATGGCGCCGA tATTGGATAGAGttcaaagcaaaaacaaaaggaaaagcTGCAGACATGCGGAGGAGCACATCTGCGACTGGTGGAGGCCCTAACAGGCTGGTCCCTCTTAACTATATAGAGGAAAAGGTGCTGGCTTTGTTAGGCCCTGTTGTGGTTGAGGGATTGCCTGGTGTGCGCTTGCCCATTGAT ATATTGTCACTTGGTGACCCACCAACTTCCCAGCCATCGATGTCTGGAGCTGTGGCTGTACACACCTCACAGCCTCCGGTGCCTCCTAAGCCCTCAACCTCTACTTATGATGAGCAGATAATGGAGGTTGAATGGCTTGACGACAGCCTTCTAGAGGGGACACAGCCTGTGGAGCAGatgcctgctgcagaggctgtggagcagatgcctgctgcagaggctgtggagcagacgcctgctgcagaggctgtggagcagacgcctgctgcagaggctgcggagcagacgcctgctgcagaggctgtggagcagatGCCTGCTGCAGGGGCTGTGGAGCCCACACTATCCAGTGAGGCTGCTATTA ggAATTCTGAGAGAGATGGTCCACAATGTTCAACCCCGAGCCAGCGTCAACGACCACGACGAGCGAatg ttcgCAGAGAGGAGTCAATACCTCGTTGGGCCTATGACCTGGAATTGAGGAGAATAGAGGTGGAGACCCGACTCACAGAAGCAGTGGAGGGGATGCTTGGGGTTTTAAGAGACATTCGGGACGACTACCGCCGGCAAACAAACCGGGAATGA